The following are from one region of the Anaeropeptidivorans aminofermentans genome:
- a CDS encoding sensor histidine kinase — protein MTKRTLTLLFITLTGLLILFIPIILKDGRTSDRNPMAYQGKLNAAPWDIALSPVIRLDGEWEFYWNQLLTPEDFADNAPVPDGYMQVPSLWNGKNVQGENLPAFGCATYRLVLENVPFQGVLGLKKTNVRFSSRVYVNGQVLLDDGVPARTAPEYRSGNTPQLGFFEHKGGTIEIIVQAANYEYINSGIPASLELGLEELLIIQHQQKHLTSLLIFGVLCTLALLHLIFFLVTRDGVLRNPMLLLFSLFCVLFALGNGLADQRSLLLLLPDIPFTLTFKLKDFFLSSCFIVLLWIFYQFKDGLLPLRLVIIISLVYAGYLAAIFALPIYMYYRIHGPVMACNTIVLLGLLLRSICLYVKDADGFLLFAALLPVNLYSADSILFSLGIKGSSGFVQVYILIFTVVMIGYLSVEYRGTVTRLRISMQQAQDAEIAFLRAQIKPHFLYNSLSVIAAQTTQEPQKAKNLLYALTDYLRGSFHFKAQDGRIPLSEEINTVRAYLSIEQARFENLLQMEYDIEKNLDAMVPLLCLQPVVENAVHHGIFKRPEGGSVRLGIHRKGNLVVIRVEDNGVGIPQALLESIRRGDSTGVGLKNIQQRLGTHRGAGLEIESVEGIGTVVTLKIPYEEVCDADYFSR, from the coding sequence ATGACAAAACGTACTTTGACGCTCCTTTTTATTACTTTGACTGGATTACTAATCCTTTTTATTCCGATTATTCTGAAAGATGGACGAACATCGGACCGGAACCCTATGGCATATCAAGGAAAATTAAACGCCGCTCCATGGGATATTGCCCTCAGCCCGGTTATCCGGCTGGACGGCGAGTGGGAGTTTTACTGGAATCAGCTACTGACGCCGGAGGATTTTGCGGATAATGCCCCGGTTCCAGACGGATATATGCAGGTACCTTCCCTTTGGAACGGAAAAAATGTGCAGGGGGAAAATCTGCCCGCTTTCGGCTGTGCCACCTATCGGCTGGTGTTGGAAAACGTTCCGTTTCAAGGAGTGCTGGGGCTGAAAAAGACCAACGTGCGCTTTTCCAGCCGGGTATATGTTAACGGCCAGGTGCTGCTGGATGACGGTGTCCCTGCCCGGACGGCACCGGAATATCGCTCCGGCAACACGCCGCAGCTGGGCTTTTTTGAGCATAAAGGGGGAACCATCGAAATAATTGTGCAGGCGGCTAATTATGAATACATTAATTCCGGTATTCCCGCATCTTTGGAGCTTGGGCTGGAGGAACTTCTGATAATACAGCATCAGCAAAAGCATTTGACATCCCTTTTGATTTTCGGGGTGTTATGCACACTTGCCCTGCTGCACCTGATTTTCTTTCTCGTCACTAGGGACGGTGTACTGAGAAATCCTATGCTTCTGCTTTTTTCTCTGTTCTGCGTTTTGTTTGCGCTGGGAAACGGGCTGGCGGATCAACGCTCTTTATTGCTGCTTTTGCCGGATATCCCATTTACCTTGACCTTTAAGCTCAAGGATTTTTTTCTGTCCTCATGCTTTATTGTTCTGCTGTGGATTTTTTATCAATTTAAGGATGGGTTGCTGCCGCTGCGCCTGGTAATTATTATATCGCTGGTATACGCCGGCTATCTGGCGGCAATTTTTGCGCTTCCTATCTATATGTACTACAGAATCCATGGACCTGTGATGGCCTGCAACACGATTGTTCTGCTTGGGCTTTTGCTCCGGTCGATTTGTTTGTATGTCAAGGACGCGGATGGATTTTTATTATTTGCCGCACTATTGCCGGTGAATCTGTATTCTGCAGATTCAATCTTGTTCTCATTGGGAATCAAAGGAAGTTCCGGTTTTGTACAGGTATATATCCTAATTTTCACCGTGGTAATGATTGGGTATCTGTCTGTTGAATACCGCGGCACGGTAACACGCCTGCGCATTTCCATGCAGCAGGCGCAGGATGCGGAAATCGCTTTTCTGCGGGCACAGATTAAGCCGCATTTCCTCTATAATTCTCTCAGCGTAATTGCGGCGCAGACGACCCAGGAGCCCCAAAAGGCGAAAAACCTGCTCTATGCCCTGACGGATTATCTGCGGGGGAGTTTTCATTTTAAAGCTCAGGACGGCAGAATTCCTTTGTCGGAGGAAATTAATACAGTCAGAGCATATCTTTCCATTGAGCAGGCACGCTTTGAGAATTTATTGCAGATGGAATATGATATTGAAAAAAATCTTGATGCTATGGTTCCCCTTCTGTGTCTCCAGCCGGTGGTGGAAAATGCCGTCCACCACGGCATTTTTAAGCGGCCGGAGGGTGGCAGCGTACGACTGGGAATCCATCGAAAGGGTAACCTTGTCGTTATTCGCGTAGAGGATAACGGCGTGGGCATTCCGCAGGCACTGCTGGAGAGCATACGCAGGGGAGACAGCACCGGTGTAGGATTGAAAAATATTCAGCAGAGATTGGGAACGCATCGGGGCGCGGGGCTTGAAATAGAAAGCGTAGAGGGTATAGGCACGGTGGTAACTCTCAAGATACCTTATGAGGAGGTGTGTGATGCGGATTATTTTAGTAGATGA
- a CDS encoding bifunctional histidine phosphatase family protein/GNAT family N-acetyltransferase — MTKIYLICSAEAEGDLYRIAQGHFNDRITDRGWRQIKALEKGFAHIQIDKVYTSDLYHACATASAIYKPKSLISYKRKILRENCMGKWEGRNWGNIAYEDAQQLRNFKTAPEKWHVDGAETPQQVLSRMLNSIRQIASENEGKSVAVISHCFAIRYLLAELQGIPLKEVHKLPMVKNTAVSIIEAEGGLLRLVTENDISHLGDKDYQAYEKPYETLDFDTDMYFQPLPWVAYGEIMAEAIKCVWQEAGEDRPFNKHILLEDAAMLQTIIGFVEQEPAGFLQFGMEPGSITLLCTHPGCRRASLGVQLIGQAVMAARAKGGDYLRIALPRQNPYRKFFLNYGFILAGENEKGRDILEKHIGPDSEF; from the coding sequence ATGACCAAGATTTATTTAATTTGCTCCGCTGAAGCGGAAGGAGATTTATATCGTATAGCCCAAGGCCATTTTAACGACAGAATCACGGACAGAGGCTGGCGTCAGATAAAGGCCCTGGAGAAGGGCTTTGCCCATATACAAATCGATAAGGTATATACTAGTGATTTGTATCATGCCTGTGCTACTGCAAGTGCAATTTATAAGCCTAAAAGCCTGATTTCTTATAAAAGGAAAATCCTGCGGGAGAACTGCATGGGTAAATGGGAGGGGAGAAACTGGGGCAATATTGCCTATGAGGACGCCCAACAGCTTCGCAATTTCAAAACAGCACCGGAAAAGTGGCATGTGGACGGCGCTGAGACACCGCAACAGGTTTTGAGCCGCATGCTGAACAGCATCAGACAGATTGCATCTGAAAATGAAGGAAAGTCGGTAGCCGTAATCTCACATTGCTTCGCTATCCGTTATCTGCTGGCAGAACTACAGGGCATACCCCTGAAAGAAGTTCATAAATTGCCTATGGTGAAGAATACTGCCGTTTCCATTATCGAGGCGGAGGGCGGTCTGCTGCGTCTGGTAACTGAAAATGATATTAGCCATTTGGGGGATAAAGATTATCAGGCCTATGAGAAGCCTTATGAAACGCTTGATTTTGATACGGATATGTACTTTCAGCCTCTGCCTTGGGTGGCGTATGGCGAGATTATGGCGGAGGCCATCAAATGTGTTTGGCAAGAAGCCGGCGAGGATAGGCCGTTTAATAAGCATATACTTTTGGAAGATGCTGCAATGCTGCAGACAATTATTGGCTTTGTAGAGCAAGAGCCGGCAGGATTTTTACAGTTCGGTATGGAACCGGGCAGCATAACCTTGCTCTGCACCCACCCCGGCTGCCGAAGAGCGAGCCTCGGGGTCCAGCTAATTGGTCAGGCTGTGATGGCTGCCAGAGCTAAGGGAGGAGACTATCTGCGCATTGCACTGCCAAGGCAGAATCCCTACCGAAAGTTCTTTTTGAATTACGGTTTTATCCTTGCGGGAGAGAATGAAAAGGGCCGGGATATTTTGGAAAAGCATATTGGTCCTGATTCGGAATTTTAA
- a CDS encoding SDR family NAD(P)-dependent oxidoreductase, protein MKTKVAIVTGGATGLGYCAVNRLAEAGAKVVIGCQGEESGKKAESEFRAKGYEVSFCKTDVRTVDECYALVDFAVKTYGNVDILVTPAAIWSMHAFLDMPEAEYDRVIDTNMKGEYFMAQAAARQMVKSKTPGKIVLISSVAYMASDADGTAMMTHYNACKGGVVSMTRGIAKELKQYGINVNCVAPGGMTTRGALTNGPEAGALYGEEYLEVRSTNGRMTPRTNTPDEVALLVYAMCTDMANFMYGETIIADGGSLLSFQQKPWSYTVEGCIPGPKGE, encoded by the coding sequence ATGAAGACCAAGGTTGCGATTGTTACCGGCGGGGCCACAGGTCTTGGCTACTGTGCTGTAAACCGGCTTGCTGAGGCCGGAGCAAAGGTTGTTATCGGCTGCCAGGGCGAGGAATCCGGCAAGAAGGCTGAGTCGGAGTTTCGCGCCAAGGGCTATGAAGTTTCCTTCTGTAAGACAGATGTTCGCACTGTCGATGAGTGCTATGCTCTTGTTGATTTTGCCGTCAAGACGTACGGCAACGTAGATATTTTAGTTACACCCGCCGCTATTTGGTCCATGCATGCTTTTTTGGATATGCCCGAGGCTGAATATGACCGCGTTATTGATACGAATATGAAGGGCGAGTACTTTATGGCTCAAGCCGCTGCCCGTCAAATGGTTAAGAGCAAGACCCCTGGCAAGATAGTCCTTATCTCTTCTGTTGCATATATGGCCTCTGATGCCGACGGTACGGCTATGATGACCCATTACAATGCTTGTAAGGGCGGAGTTGTCAGTATGACCAGAGGAATTGCGAAAGAACTCAAGCAGTACGGCATTAATGTCAACTGTGTCGCTCCCGGCGGAATGACCACAAGAGGCGCTTTGACCAACGGCCCTGAAGCCGGTGCTCTCTACGGCGAGGAATATCTTGAGGTTCGCAGTACAAACGGCAGAATGACCCCTCGGACCAATACGCCTGATGAAGTGGCTCTGCTGGTGTACGCAATGTGCACCGACATGGCCAATTTCATGTACGGCGAAACTATTATAGCCGATGGCGGTTCTCTTTTAAGCTTTCAGCAGAAGCCTTGGAGCTATACCGTGGAAGGCTGTATTCCCGGACCCAAAGGAGAGTAG
- a CDS encoding S-layer homology domain-containing protein, which translates to MRKHTFFPRILAMALSAAMVLSGTPAIAIGAVPLGIGEEITAFEVLPEKIAVQEVEMGATLSDITLPEALEATLKTESPDQNADSGQTQDNNEEEPQPEDTDAEATAEKSAVKTPAEASPTPEETALFQATVSIPVNNNGEEPQPEDTDTEATAEKSAAETTAEVSPASTEMKLPQTAVSIPVNNNKEELQPEDTDTEAIAEKGAVENPMDVPYTPEETKLPQTTVFIPVTWEAQPVFDGEMAGTYVFMPLLPAEYTLAAGVEAPSITVIVNDSTLSGLPVPEAVGYGVMGTFSSDFSWQQVANDVLNSEAYTTSLFVKNGGPYVSAATGGKVKAWMVNGSSWQQLIDQSTTATYTSLCLDGNGRPYVAYGDPANTGQTKVLKFSSSWASLNPPVPPDDNPIPANLKASYLSLAIAENGTPYLAANQNSMSGRVSVTKHNGSQWEYVGVKNVSEQAYSASLDIYNNTPYVAYCVNDSYAWGSYVTMKKFDGSQWATVGDTQISTITPRSSYVSSAFVSMKISDSGTPYVAYADPGTGNRLMVKKLIGSNWVSVGGGYLTAGEASYISLYVEGDIPYVAYKDGTASSSSGVTVRKFDNISGWVALGSSEVLGSGNVKGISLFVDNGTPYISFSTNSSVKVMKFAAAPKIPVTISAGSASVTYTGGDIILSNVAGLFTLDAGAGARTYSLEAVPSENCGEGQLYGGTALRVTKAGIFRIGLETAESSTHTAGAKAIATLTVEKGAQPTPSGLGTVNASSASANDGKITGLISGFEYEYKLAGESAYTKVTASPSGEIMDLPVGTYTVRYPETPVYSPSADSTPVTVGDATSLTYSATMNPTSYTFPAATVNYAPQAEQQFTITNTGTGTITGISASLDNGDFVITSMVFVTQLAPNAAASISVCPRAGLAAGTHTGTLTITGDDGISVTADLSFTVNKIQTYNSYIQGADYYFTYNGAPALNMSGFFTFGPSNGRRVYTLESGTTGQGSFTDYKLNIGSSGTFIVGLVTEETEMYAQTPKIFFKMVISKGTIPPPIVGAVNATMGSSNGKIIWLRANKECEYKIIDASSYTTVTTDEYGQITGLPAGTYVVRYPNNDLHTASEDSNAVTIGEDAPPYSAAVNLTSHTFTPVTYGYDPQQAQEFIITNNGTGTITNLSAFLNNGEDFIISMALSETQLAPNATAAVSIRPNPGLSVGTYIDTLSITGDNGIALTIPLTFTVNPMPVVNTAGNTNTKYSASGINLSAVTNLFTLDPNGGTPTYTIDPIGTTGEGTILGNMLTVTSLGTFRIQLVTAETENYTAGPQVTATLIVDKGDQDAPTGLTAVNVTPSSPVSGQITGLIPGMSYEYRNILALDTDDNYTQLYAGSNGEIMGLPAGTYAVRYPATALCNASPVATVTIGAYNPLSGEKSVIAAIVPANAIIKESTIVATVSNSITSQTINVTVSNGASWKLYGDNGCTQEIANKTMALNTGANTAYIKVTAANGSIKIYTLIITRQSVSDGGSPRDDDDDDSGRSSSGSAGASGSIASIPVTGGSKNKASVDSKGNASSTVTGQNITDAIANAQLNAAKKGKSAGEITVAINVSTGGKDANTVTVNLPKTTQQQVINKKIAAVELTIDRPDIIMGLNNAAITEINKQANADVQISAAKINSTALGTAAKNAIGSRPAYDFKASYKSGKSSVTNFGKGTVYVSIPYTPAADEKVGYLYAVYVDGKGNVSRVPDSAYDVNTKSIIFATSHFSAYGVSYTDPTVKFTDIASHWAKDSIDYVSGRGLMMGITDTAFSPDTAMTREMLVTALGRLAGIDEKSYKANTFTDVKADSASHPYIEWAYSKGILQGISSKRFGPDQVVTREEAALIFANYAKATGYALPAIREAGYGDASSIGSAYKTAVTALQQAGVIMSKTGNRFNPKASATRAEVSTMLHRYVKLVIDRDTAQGWAKNDTGEYLYYKDGKALTGTQTIGGVKYIFESTGVLKTGWLKEGNNWRFYSGNQMLVGFWDLNTNGSNKTYYFTKDGLRVSGKWLQIDGKWYYFNADGSLAKSTKIDGYEIDSNGIRKTN; encoded by the coding sequence ATGAGAAAGCACACCTTTTTTCCACGCATACTGGCAATGGCACTATCCGCCGCCATGGTGCTGAGCGGCACTCCAGCCATAGCCATTGGGGCAGTCCCTCTGGGCATAGGCGAGGAAATTACAGCGTTTGAAGTGCTGCCGGAAAAAATTGCAGTGCAGGAGGTGGAAATGGGGGCTACTCTTTCGGACATTACTTTGCCAGAAGCCCTTGAAGCCACTTTGAAGACAGAAAGTCCGGACCAGAATGCAGATTCTGGCCAGACCCAGGATAACAATGAGGAAGAACCCCAGCCTGAGGATACAGATGCAGAAGCTACTGCAGAAAAGAGCGCTGTCAAAACCCCGGCGGAGGCATCACCCACTCCGGAGGAAACGGCGCTATTCCAAGCTACTGTTTCTATTCCGGTAAATAATAATGGGGAAGAACCCCAGCCTGAGGATACAGATACAGAAGCTACTGCGGAAAAGAGCGCTGCCGAAACCACGGCGGAGGTATCGCCCGCCTCTACGGAAATGAAGCTTCCGCAAACCGCTGTTTCTATCCCCGTAAATAACAATAAGGAAGAGCTACAGCCGGAGGATACAGATACAGAAGCTATTGCAGAGAAGGGAGCTGTCGAAAACCCTATGGATGTACCATATACCCCGGAGGAAACGAAGCTTCCTCAAACTACTGTTTTTATTCCGGTAACTTGGGAGGCCCAGCCGGTATTTGACGGCGAAATGGCAGGCACTTATGTTTTTATGCCCTTACTTCCGGCAGAATATACATTGGCGGCAGGGGTGGAGGCTCCTTCCATTACGGTAATAGTAAATGACAGTACACTTTCCGGCCTTCCTGTACCGGAGGCAGTCGGATATGGAGTAATGGGAACCTTCAGCAGCGATTTCAGCTGGCAGCAGGTGGCCAATGATGTTTTGAACAGCGAGGCCTATACTACCTCTTTGTTTGTGAAAAACGGCGGGCCTTATGTATCAGCTGCCACCGGCGGCAAAGTCAAGGCATGGATGGTGAACGGCTCTAGCTGGCAGCAATTGATTGACCAGTCGACAACCGCAACCTACACATCCCTATGCTTAGACGGAAACGGCAGACCTTATGTGGCATACGGAGACCCGGCAAACACAGGCCAGACGAAGGTGCTGAAATTTAGTTCATCTTGGGCTTCCCTGAACCCCCCTGTTCCGCCGGATGACAATCCGATTCCGGCAAATCTAAAGGCGTCATATCTCTCTTTAGCTATAGCGGAAAATGGTACACCCTATCTGGCAGCCAATCAAAACAGCATGTCCGGCCGTGTATCGGTAACAAAACATAACGGCTCCCAATGGGAGTATGTGGGCGTTAAGAATGTTTCGGAACAAGCCTATTCCGCATCTTTGGATATTTATAATAATACGCCTTATGTGGCCTACTGCGTCAATGACTCCTACGCTTGGGGCTCCTACGTGACGATGAAAAAATTCGACGGCAGCCAATGGGCGACTGTGGGTGATACCCAAATCTCAACCATTACGCCCCGCTCGTCATATGTGTCTTCTGCCTTTGTTTCCATGAAGATTTCAGACAGCGGTACCCCCTATGTGGCCTATGCGGATCCGGGCACCGGCAATCGCCTTATGGTAAAGAAGCTGATCGGATCGAACTGGGTATCTGTGGGCGGCGGTTATCTCACGGCAGGAGAAGCGTCGTATATCTCTTTATACGTAGAAGGTGACATCCCTTATGTGGCTTATAAGGACGGTACTGCGTCTTCAAGCAGCGGCGTTACAGTAAGGAAATTTGATAATATTTCCGGCTGGGTAGCATTAGGCAGTTCGGAAGTTTTAGGAAGCGGCAATGTAAAAGGAATCTCTTTGTTTGTGGATAACGGAACGCCTTACATATCCTTTTCCACCAATTCCAGTGTTAAGGTGATGAAGTTCGCAGCTGCGCCGAAGATTCCGGTTACTATTTCTGCCGGCTCCGCTTCTGTCACCTATACAGGCGGGGATATTATCCTTTCCAATGTAGCCGGCCTGTTTACACTGGATGCCGGTGCGGGAGCGAGAACTTATTCCCTTGAAGCCGTACCCTCCGAAAATTGCGGTGAAGGGCAGCTTTACGGCGGAACTGCCCTCAGGGTCACCAAAGCAGGTATCTTTAGAATCGGCCTTGAAACGGCGGAATCATCAACCCATACGGCAGGGGCCAAAGCAATCGCCACTTTGACTGTGGAAAAGGGAGCGCAGCCTACCCCAAGCGGCCTTGGCACAGTCAATGCCTCTTCCGCCTCCGCAAATGACGGCAAAATCACCGGACTCATAAGCGGTTTTGAATATGAGTATAAGCTTGCCGGTGAGTCTGCCTATACCAAAGTGACTGCCAGCCCAAGCGGTGAAATCATGGATTTGCCTGTAGGTACTTATACGGTGCGCTATCCCGAAACCCCCGTCTACAGCCCAAGCGCCGATTCCACGCCGGTAACGGTTGGTGATGCCACTTCCTTGACTTACTCTGCCACAATGAACCCCACCAGCTACACCTTTCCAGCGGCAACGGTAAACTATGCCCCCCAGGCAGAGCAGCAATTCACCATTACCAATACCGGCACCGGCACCATTACCGGCATATCGGCTTCCCTTGATAACGGAGACTTTGTCATTACTTCAATGGTGTTTGTGACACAGCTTGCGCCAAATGCAGCGGCAAGCATCAGCGTGTGTCCAAGGGCTGGCCTCGCAGCGGGAACCCATACCGGTACTTTGACTATTACAGGGGATGACGGTATTTCCGTGACGGCGGATTTATCCTTTACGGTAAATAAGATACAGACCTATAACTCCTATATTCAGGGTGCTGATTACTATTTCACCTACAATGGCGCCCCGGCTTTGAATATGAGCGGCTTTTTTACGTTTGGTCCGAGCAATGGAAGGCGGGTTTATACCCTTGAAAGCGGAACTACCGGTCAGGGATCGTTTACTGATTATAAGCTTAATATCGGCAGCTCGGGAACCTTCATCGTTGGCCTCGTAACGGAAGAAACAGAAATGTATGCACAAACCCCCAAAATATTCTTTAAGATGGTTATATCCAAGGGAACAATACCGCCCCCGATTGTCGGCGCGGTAAATGCAACCATGGGCAGCAGCAACGGTAAAATTATATGGCTGAGGGCCAATAAAGAGTGTGAATATAAAATTATAGATGCAAGCAGCTACACCACGGTAACCACCGATGAATACGGCCAGATTACCGGCCTTCCGGCAGGTACTTATGTGGTACGCTATCCCAATAACGACCTGCATACCGCAAGCGAGGATTCAAATGCAGTGACTATCGGAGAGGATGCTCCCCCTTATTCTGCCGCAGTGAACCTAACCAGCCACACCTTTACGCCGGTGACGTATGGTTACGACCCGCAGCAGGCGCAGGAGTTCATTATTACCAACAATGGAACCGGCACAATTACCAACCTGTCGGCTTTCCTTAACAATGGCGAAGACTTTATTATCAGTATGGCCCTGTCTGAGACACAGCTTGCGCCAAACGCAACGGCGGCCGTCAGTATACGGCCTAATCCAGGGCTTTCAGTGGGAACATACATCGACACGCTGTCCATCACAGGAGATAACGGTATTGCCTTGACGATACCTTTGACCTTTACGGTAAATCCCATGCCGGTGGTGAACACTGCCGGAAACACCAATACAAAATACAGCGCTTCCGGCATTAACCTTTCTGCAGTGACAAATCTGTTTACGCTGGACCCTAACGGGGGAACGCCAACCTATACCATTGACCCCATTGGAACCACCGGCGAGGGAACAATTTTGGGTAATATGCTCACTGTTACCAGTTTGGGTACTTTCAGGATTCAGCTTGTGACGGCAGAAACCGAAAACTATACCGCAGGCCCCCAGGTAACTGCCACTTTGATTGTGGACAAAGGGGATCAGGACGCGCCGACTGGACTCACAGCAGTAAACGTAACGCCTTCAAGCCCTGTCAGCGGCCAAATTACCGGCCTCATACCCGGCATGAGCTATGAGTACAGGAATATACTCGCTCTCGATACAGATGATAACTATACCCAACTCTATGCCGGTTCCAACGGAGAAATCATGGGTCTTCCCGCAGGCACCTATGCAGTGCGTTACCCTGCAACTGCTTTGTGCAATGCAAGCCCTGTAGCAACAGTAACCATTGGAGCATATAATCCCCTTAGCGGTGAGAAGTCTGTCATCGCGGCAATAGTTCCGGCTAATGCAATTATTAAGGAGAGCACCATAGTTGCCACAGTCTCAAACAGTATCACCAGCCAGACCATTAACGTTACGGTAAGTAATGGGGCAAGCTGGAAGCTCTATGGAGATAATGGCTGCACTCAGGAAATCGCCAATAAAACCATGGCCTTGAACACAGGCGCAAACACTGCGTACATCAAGGTGACGGCGGCCAATGGTTCAATCAAGATTTATACTCTCATTATCACCCGCCAAAGCGTTTCAGACGGCGGAAGCCCCCGGGATGATGATGACGATGACTCAGGCAGAAGCAGTTCCGGAAGTGCCGGAGCCTCAGGAAGCATTGCCAGCATTCCGGTCACCGGCGGTTCGAAAAACAAAGCCAGCGTGGACAGCAAAGGCAATGCCAGTTCCACTGTGACCGGCCAAAACATCACCGACGCTATTGCCAACGCCCAATTAAACGCAGCAAAAAAGGGCAAAAGTGCCGGGGAAATCACGGTTGCTATCAATGTTTCCACGGGCGGCAAGGATGCCAACACTGTAACGGTGAACCTGCCCAAAACTACCCAGCAGCAGGTAATCAACAAAAAAATCGCCGCAGTGGAACTGACCATTGACCGCCCGGATATCATTATGGGGCTGAACAATGCAGCCATCACCGAAATCAACAAGCAGGCCAATGCAGATGTGCAAATCAGCGCCGCCAAAATTAACAGCACAGCACTGGGTACAGCAGCAAAGAATGCCATCGGCAGCCGTCCCGCATATGATTTCAAGGCAAGCTATAAGAGCGGCAAAAGCAGTGTGACAAACTTCGGCAAGGGCACTGTTTATGTGAGCATTCCCTACACTCCTGCCGCAGACGAAAAGGTTGGTTATTTGTACGCCGTGTATGTGGACGGCAAGGGTAATGTCAGCCGCGTTCCCGACTCGGCCTATGACGTGAACACGAAGAGTATCATTTTTGCCACAAGCCACTTTTCTGCATATGGTGTCAGCTATACTGATCCTACCGTCAAGTTTACAGATATTGCCTCCCATTGGGCAAAGGATAGCATTGATTATGTGTCTGGACGCGGACTAATGATGGGTATAACCGACACTGCCTTCTCACCTGATACTGCCATGACACGGGAAATGCTAGTAACAGCTCTCGGCAGACTGGCCGGTATAGATGAAAAAAGCTACAAGGCCAATACCTTTACAGATGTAAAGGCTGACAGCGCGTCCCATCCCTACATTGAATGGGCGTACAGCAAGGGTATCCTTCAGGGTATCAGCAGCAAGCGCTTTGGGCCGGACCAAGTGGTTACCCGTGAAGAAGCAGCACTGATTTTTGCAAATTATGCAAAGGCCACCGGCTATGCCCTGCCGGCTATTCGCGAAGCCGGCTATGGGGACGCTTCCAGTATCGGCAGTGCCTATAAAACAGCAGTAACAGCCCTGCAGCAGGCAGGCGTTATAATGAGTAAAACTGGCAACAGGTTTAATCCGAAAGCCAGTGCTACCCGCGCAGAAGTTTCCACTATGCTGCACCGCTATGTCAAGCTGGTGATTGATCGTGACACTGCACAGGGCTGGGCGAAAAACGATACCGGAGAGTATCTGTACTACAAAGACGGCAAAGCGCTCACAGGAACACAAACCATCGGCGGCGTGAAATATATCTTTGAAAGCACCGGCGTTTTGAAAACCGGCTGGCTCAAGGAGGGCAACAACTGGCGTTTCTATTCCGGAAATCAAATGCTGGTTGGGTTTTGGGATCTTAACACGAACGGCAGCAACAAGACCTATTATTTTACCAAAGACGGCTTGAGGGTATCCGGTAAGTGGCTTCAGATCGATGGAAAATGGTATTATTTCAATGCCGACGGGTCTCTTGCGAAGAGTACCAAAATCGATGGATATGAAATTGATTCAAATGGCATAAGAAAGACAAATTAA
- a CDS encoding response regulator, with translation MRIILVDDEAPLLRELMELLSCYPDLEITGSYTDPLQALAELEATRPELAFLDIEMRTLSGIELAEQLLTKNPEMDVLFVTAYNQYAVEAFEVSAVDYILKPVRPERLKKAMERIRRKRGLAQETKTLRIQFFGKFALYQGNEAVKWSRGKPRELLAYFLASEGTWIDKFKICDDLWPESLPNQALRNLQTAVWAIRKCLRDYNISAIQISYANDSYLLKLTEGQWDLRQYDKDFTLYMQTGSSVAGQEAAELYREDYLAYEDWRWAFQKRANYAMKQQALLMRLSTGRKAALK, from the coding sequence ATGCGGATTATTTTAGTAGATGATGAAGCGCCGCTGCTGCGGGAGCTTATGGAGCTGCTTTCCTGCTATCCGGATTTGGAGATTACTGGCAGCTACACCGACCCTTTGCAGGCGCTTGCAGAGCTGGAAGCAACAAGGCCGGAGCTTGCCTTTTTGGATATTGAAATGCGTACCCTCAGCGGCATTGAGCTGGCCGAGCAGCTGCTGACGAAAAATCCGGAGATGGATGTGCTGTTTGTGACAGCCTACAACCAGTACGCGGTGGAAGCCTTTGAGGTCAGCGCCGTCGACTACATCCTGAAGCCGGTACGCCCTGAGCGGCTGAAAAAAGCAATGGAGCGGATCAGGCGAAAGCGGGGCTTAGCACAGGAGACCAAGACCCTTAGGATACAGTTTTTCGGTAAATTTGCTTTGTATCAGGGCAATGAAGCGGTTAAATGGAGCCGGGGCAAGCCAAGGGAACTGCTGGCCTATTTTCTCGCAAGTGAAGGTACTTGGATAGATAAGTTTAAAATTTGTGATGACCTTTGGCCGGAAAGCCTGCCCAATCAGGCCCTGCGCAATTTGCAGACGGCAGTGTGGGCTATCCGCAAATGCCTTCGGGATTACAATATTTCCGCTATACAAATCAGCTATGCCAACGACAGCTATCTTTTAAAGCTTACGGAGGGGCAGTGGGATTTGCGGCAGTATGATAAGGATTTTACGCTGTATATGCAGACCGGCAGCTCTGTCGCCGGGCAGGAGGCGGCAGAGCTGTATCGGGAGGATTATCTGGCGTATGAGGATTGGCGGTGGGCGTTTCAAAAGCGGGCGAATTATGCCATGAAGCAGCAGGCGCTGCTGATGCGGTTATCCACAGGCAGGAAAGCTGCCCTAAAATAA